One genomic window of Gossypium hirsutum isolate 1008001.06 chromosome D11, Gossypium_hirsutum_v2.1, whole genome shotgun sequence includes the following:
- the LOC107910910 gene encoding protein NEN2 — protein MPSPKKKPQSPGISAARATVEGCSGYAGFLELDEVSTTSISASITLHYHGTHRIKLLHKNLTRVRFGINPKFVDQAGWPCLSFLVDASPIFCEILDSCDAVAKKISEDHGSSSEWRHAVIRNYSYINTPTVRLHIPTIVNGDTAQYGTEIHRKDHSGNVQQYIFDKFDVTELSNLLRTRISVDAFFSLDTYDYQQSAGIHLVAKKLVIHPSQ, from the exons ATGCCATCGCCGAAGAAAAAGCCACAGTCTCCCGGTATTTCTGCAGCGAGGGCTACTGTTGAAGGTTGTAGTGGATATGCTGGATTCCTAGAGCTGGATGAAGTTTCTACAACTTCCATCAGTGCATCTATAACCCTGCATTATCACGGCACTCACCGGATAAAATTGTTACACAAAAATCTTACACGAGTGAGATTTGGAATCAATCCAAAATTTGTCGATCAGGCAGGTTGGCCATGTTTGAGTTTTCTGGTTGATGCTTCTCCGATTTTTTGTGAGATCCTTGATTCTTGCGATGCTGTGGCGAAGAAAATTTCCGAGGATCATGGAAGCAGTTCTGAGTGGAGGCATGCCGTGATCCGAAATTATAGTTACATCAACACCCCAACTGTCCGATTGCA CATTCCTACTATTGTCAACGGTGATACTGCCCAATATGGCACGGAGATACATCGAAAAGACCACTCCGGTAATGTGCAACAGTACATATTTGACAAATTCGATGTTACCGAACTCAGTAACTTATTGAGAACCAGAATCTCCGTGGACGCATTTTTCAGCTTGGATACTTATGATTATCAACAAAGTGCCGGTATTCATTTAGTGGCGAAAAAGTTAGTTATACATCCTAGTCAGTAG
- the LOC107912125 gene encoding uncharacterized PE-PGRS family protein PE_PGRS54, whose translation MDEGEGGDQMDQFHRNEAISAVADEGFLGEEDDDYEDLYNDVNIGEGFLQSLRKNEDLGFRNEETKNSANNVANNNDIGEKVGGSPMDAAPEPGVSNPGVADGVGRGDSRVSHESQGFRSGAICDVKGPSAGSDGGGNGLRVELERASSKLNDMAAEQSRNNINNNLSGVGGMAQQGHGVGNMGSVENESLMRHGGVGAGNVNGGGVSGPMIGNGGGNVGVAGAVPGLGPGPGVGASGCGSGGGGSGTILFVGDLHWWTTDAELESELCKYGPVKEVKFFDEKASGKSKGYCQVEFYDPAAATACKEGMNGHIFNGRPCVVAFASPFTVKKMGEAQLNRNQQMAQSALSQARRGPNDAGGKTVGNNIQTGGNYQGGDNNRGYGRGNLGRGNAQGMGNRAPGGPMRNRPGGMGGRGIMGNGGNGFGQGIGATPPLLHPQSMMGQGFGPAFGGAMGRMGGYGGFPGALTPPFSGMLNSFPPVGGVGLPGVAPHVNPAFFGRGMPMNGMGMMPTGGVDGPNMGMWSDPSMGGWGGDEHGGGRAGESSFGEEADHQYGEATHDRGGWQNPMKEKDRASEKEWSGSSERRYRDDREPGYDREMPGEKDTGHGHDWPERGHQDDRDIGRERDREHDRERERSRDRDRNRDRERDRDRDRDRHREDKDRYADHHRYRDREPEHDDDWDRGRSSRIHSKSRLSQEEEHRSRSRDADYGKRRRLTSD comes from the coding sequence ATGGATGAAGGAGAGGGAGGGGATCAGATGGATCAGTTCCATAGAAACGAAGCAATCTCAGCTGTTGCTGACGAGGGTTTCttaggtgaagaagatgatgattatGAGGATCTTTATAATGATGTTAATATTGGCGAAGGGTTTCTTCAGTCTTTAAGAAAAAAcgaagatttagggtttaggaatGAGGAAACTAAGAATAGTGCAAATAATGTTgctaataataatgatattgGTGAGAAAGTTGGTGGGTCACCAATGGATGCTGCACCTGAACCTGGTGTTTCAAATCCTGGGGTTGCGGATGGTGTTGGAAGAGGGGATTCTAGGGTTTCTCATGAGAGTCAAGGGTTTAGAAGTGGTGCTATTTGTGATGTGAAGGGACCTAGTGCGGGTAGTGATGGTGGTGGAAATGGGCTTAGGGTTGAATTAGAGCGAGCATCATCTAAGTTGAATGATATGGCTGCAGAGCAGAGTAGGAATAATATCAACAATAATTTATCTGGTGTAGGTGGTATGGCACAACAGGGACATGGTGTAGGGAATATGGGGAGTGTTGAGAATGAGAGCTTAATGAGGCATGGAGGAGTAGGGGCTGGGAATGTGAATGGTGGTGGTGTCAGTGGTCCTATGATTGGGAATGGTGGTGGAAATGTGGGTGTTGCTGGTGCTGTTCCTGGTCTTGGTCCTGGTCCTGGTGTTGGTGCAAGTGGATGTGGAAGTGGTGGCGGAGGTAGTGGGACGATATTGTTTGTTGGAGATCTCCATTGGTGGACAACAGATGCTGAACTAGAGTCAGAGTTGTGCAAGTATGGGCCCGTGAAAGAAGTCAAGTTTTTTGATGAGAAAGCAAGTGGGAAGTCGAAAGGATATTGTCAGGTTGAGTTTTACGATCCAGCCGCAGCCACAGCGTGTAAGGAGGGAATGAATGGGCATATTTTTAATGGAAGGCCTTGTGTTGTTGCCTTTGCATCACCATTTACTGTTAAGAAAATGGGAGAAGCTCAATTAAATCGGAACCAACAGATGGCACAGTCTGCTCTTTCACAAGCTAGGAGGGGCCCGAATGACGCTGGAGGCAAGACTGTTGGCAATAACATTCAAACTGGTGGGAATTATCAAGGTGGAGATAACAATAGAGGTTATGGGAGAGGGAATTTGGGAAGAGGCAATGCTCAGGGGATGGGAAATAGAGCTCCAGGTGGTCCTATGAGGAACAGGCCTGGTGGGATGGGTGGTAGAGGTATTATGGGAAATGGTGGAAATGGTTTTGGACAAGGTATTGGTGCAACACCTCCTCTCTTGCATCCACAGTCTATGATGGGTCAAGGTTTTGGTCCTGCTTTTGGTGGAGCCATGGGGAGAATGGGTGGTTATGGAGGCTTTCCTGGTGCTCTAACGCCTCCATTTTCTGGGATGTTAAATTCGTTCCCTCCTGTTGGGGGAGTTGGTTTGCCTGGAGTGGCCCCTCATGTTAACCCTGCATTTTTTGGAAGAGGTATGCCCATGAACGGTATGGGAATGATGCCCACAGGTGGTGTAGATGGGCCTAATATGGGAATGTGGTCAGATCCCAGCATGGGAGGATGGGGTGGTGATGAGCATGGTGGTGGGAGAGCTGgagagtctagttttggggaggAAGCTGACCATCAATATGGTGAGGCTACGCATGATAGAGGAGGTTGGCAAAATccaatgaaagaaaaagatagagcTTCAGAAAAGGAGTGGTCTGGATCATCTGAAAGAAGGTATCGTGATGATAGAGAACCAGGATATGATAGGGAAATGCCTGGGGAGAAGGATACTGGCCATGGTCATGATTGGCCAGAAAGAGGGCACCAGGATGATAGAGACATTGGTCGAGAACGTGATAGGGAGCATGACAGGGAAAGGGAACGCTCTCGAGATCGTGACCGCAACCGTGATAGGGAACGTGATCGAGACAGGGATCGGGATCGACATAGGGAAGACAAAGACAGATATGCAGATCATCATAGGTACAGGGACCGTGAGCCTGAGCATGATGATGATTGGGATAGGGGACGGTCATCAAGGATTCACAGTAAGTCACGATTATCACAGGAGGAGGAGCATCGCTCAAGATCTAGAGATGCTGATTATGGGAAGAGGCGACGACTTACCTCAGACTGA
- the LOC121223628 gene encoding uncharacterized protein, which yields MEKETSNILRKSIYTFFQSYQHLTTMAAILAFPYSSYLLLSQLFIPSSHVLPSIHCQLKAISQAMGFPLSSQYLFTLLISKLSQTISSSIFVLPFTFSFFLITKSYVFHLLNQQKPDLASVLSLYYKPLLVTHVCNFICLISANSTAFSLLFFAFNLFEGFGFSSSSQWILFVLVSGFLLYSFIVANAFIICNLALVSSAMEEHSGFLAILKACVLLRGRTLTGLTLAVVVNLALAAIEALFHCRVVRAYHGAGGLTGFPMALEGILIAYLYSVFVVVDTIVSFMFFKSCKTGWLIDQQGTCSYRIEIMEE from the coding sequence ATGGAGAAGGAAACAAGCAACATCTTAAGAAAATCAATTTACACATTCTTTCAAAGCTATCAACACTTGACAACAATGGCTGCTATCCTTGCTTTCCCTTATTCATCTTACCTTCTTCTCTCCCAACTCTTTATCCCATCTTCCCATGTTTTACCATCAATTCACTGTCAGTTGAAAGCTATTTCTCAAGCTATGGGGTTCCCACTTTCATCACAATATCTCTTCACACTTCTCATTTCCAAGCTTTCCCAAACCATTTCGTCATCAATCTTTGTTCttcctttcactttttctttcttcctcatcACTAAATCTTATGTTTTTCATCTTTTAAACCAACAAAAACCAGATTTGGCTTCAGTTTTATCTCTTTATTACAAGCCTCTTCTTGTCACCCATGTCTGTAATTTCATTTGCCTTATCTCAGCAAATTCAACAGCTTTTTCGTTGCTGTTCTTTGCTTTTAATCTATTTGAAGGGTTTGGGTTCTCATCATCTTCACAATGGATCCTTTTCGTGTTAGTTTCAGGGTTTCTTCTTTATTCATTCATCGTTGCTAATGCCTTTATAATCTGCAACTTAGCTTTGGTTTCATCTGCAATGGAAGAACACAGTGGTTTTTTAGCGATTCTAAAAGCTTGTGTTTTGTTGAGAGGGAGGACTTTGACTGGTTTAACGTTGGCGGTGGTTGTAAACTTGGCCCTGGCAGCCATTGAAGCATTGTTCCATTGTCGTGTTGTGAGAGCTTATCATGGTGCTGGTGGTTTAACTGGTTTTCCAATGGCTTTAGAAGGGATTTTAATTGCTTATTTGTACTccgtttttgttgttgttgatactATTGTGAGTTTTATGTTCTTCAAAAGCTGCAAAACTGGTTGGTTGATAGATCAACAAGGTACATGTTCTTACAGGATTGAAATCATGgaagaatga
- the LOC121223627 gene encoding uncharacterized protein: MVENDRILESLLLEWENFHSNNHHKQKQFSETKHNPQIKQQWSMVVIRDSVSNSDLCVFPPVNHENLHHQMQQPQQQQQNPHSKSDLLPPRDAGNVIPSSCGRGIGEWLGIGLEILRAKIVGYFGCKNETKTGKVFRSLRGVTDLAAVMLLWWLCKLLWRRRCRKESVERLKMIIKEKDEKITGLLNQIAEMNKVLVERHKLLASN; encoded by the exons atggTGGAAAACGATAGAATCTTAGAAAGCTTATTACTTGAATGGGAAAATTTCCATTCCAACAATCATCACAAGCAAAAGCAATTCTCAGAAACGAAACACAATCCTCAAATAAAGCAGCAATGGTCGATGGTTGTGATCAGAGATTCCGTTTCTAACAGCGACCTCTGCGTTTTCCCTCCCGTCAACCATGAAAATCTACACCATCAAATGCAACAACCGCAGCAGCAGCAACAAAACCCGCATTCGAAATCGGATCTTTTACCTCCTCGCGATGCCGGCAACGTCATCCCGTCGTCCTGTGGTCGTGGGATAGGAGAATGGTTGGGAATTGGGCTTGAGATTTTGCGTGCTAAAATCGTTGGCTATTTCGGTTGCAAAAATGAGACGAAGACTGGAAAGGTATTTCGGTCTTTacgaggggttactgacttggcggCCGTGATGCTGTTGTGGTGGTTGTGTAAGCTGCTATGGCGGCGGAGGTGCCGGAAGGAGAGCGTGGAACGGCTGAAGATGATTATAAAGGAGAAAGATGAG AAAATTACAGGATTGTTAAACCAGATTGCTGAAATGAATAAAGTATTGGTAGAACGCCATAAACTTTTAGCTTCAAATTGA
- the LOC107911258 gene encoding vesicle transport v-SNARE 11, with protein sequence MSEVFEGYERQYCELSDNLTRSCTSASVLHGELKKQKLSEIKEGLDEADALIRKMDLEARSLQPSIKATLLAKLREYKHYLNNLKTDVKRITSTDTNQAARDELLESGIDGTMTVSADQKGRLLMSTERLNQSTDRIKESRRTMLETEELGVSILQDLHQQRQSLLHAHSTLHAVDDNISKSKKILTTISRRINKNKLILSSIIGALILAILIILYIKLVG encoded by the exons ATGAGTGAGGTGTTCGAAGGTTATGAACGCCAATACTGCGAGCTCTCCGACAATTTGACCCGCAGCTGCACCTCCGCCAGCGTTCTTCATGGAG AGCTGAAGAAGCAGAAACTTTCTGAAATAAAAGAGGGACTGGATGAAGCTGATGCTTTG ATTCGGAAAATGGACCTTGAAGCAAGGAGTTTGCAGCCAAGCATAAAGGCCACACTTCTTGCTAAATTAAGGGAATATAAACATTATCTGAACAACTTGAAGACTGATGTTAAAAGAATTACTTCAACCGATACAAATCAGGCCGCCCGAGACGAGTTGTTGGAGTCAGGAATCGATGGAACAATGACG GTCTCTGCTGATCAAAAAGGCAGATTATTGATGTCAACAGAGAGATTAAACCAGTCTACTGATAGAATTAAGGAAAGCAGAAGAACAATGCTGGAAACTGAAGAGCTTGGTGTTTCAATCCTACAGGATTTGCATCAACAACGCCAATCTCTCCTTCATGCGCATAGCACG CTCCATGCAGTAGATGACAACATTAGCAAGAGCAAGAAGATCCTGACAACCATATCAAGAAGGATTAACAAGAACAAATTGATATTGAGTTCAATAATCGGAGCTCTAATTCTTGCCATATTAATTATCCTATATATTAAGCTCGTGGGTTAG